The DNA segment TCTCCAAGAGAGATTTCCacacttaaataaatttaatgttaaatttaaattctctaaATTGTATCATACATTTTAGTGAAAagtatgaataataaatgtgcaATATTAAACTCACtcctattaaaatattttttaaatttataataataaatcttgttttaaaaattatatattaattactacatcaatttaattattacacattttaagTTTTAAGAATTCTCGagtataaatatcaaaataattgttaaatatttatcaaaaaaagagCTATTTAAaccttataataaataaaattttttcataaaatttcttcaaattaatgATTTAGCATATCATTCACGAaatgttaagattaaaattaaatcaatgtgAATTTAGcaattagcaataaaaatataaaataataaaaatatgaaataacataaaaatgagATCTTTTGTCTAAAATTTATATCCAAGTTACTTGCCCACGTACAAAGTTTTAGTAATTTATCTTTAAGTGAAAATTCACATCGACGTATAGCATCGTGGACAAATTCTTTTAGACAAATTTTACcagatatattttttcataatgtgATAAGATGAGATAAGATTAATATGCTAATAGAGTATTTTACCAGGTTCTGAGTTTGGTAGACAGAATTCTTTGAAGGTTTCCCGTATCTTGCTCCTCAATTCTCGATCGAGTTTCGGGCTATCGAATAACGGGTATAAACTAGGCAAAACGCGTTTCTCCAAAATTTGTCGCAATGATGAAAATATGCCGTTTCTCACTTTATCCGTTAGCACGGGATAAAAGTTTGGTATTATCTGTAAATATCgtagaattttgtagaattttgcaatgaaaaaaagaagTGAATGACGATTACATGACATAAACACAACTCACCCTGCATAAAAAATCTAGAAGTGTGGCAGTGACAGGTGGATGAGACCTCATTGAATTGTGCATAACAAGAATCGCTGGCTCAATGTTCATGATGTTGTCTTTCTCAGGTTCAAAGAACAGCCAGTCGTAGAACAGAGCTAGCTTCGCATTACTGGCAGCCACAGTGGAAGTGCACGTTGTGAATAACCACCCTATTACTGCCCATCGCGGAATAATGTCGGAGCACAGCAGTTCGTTCGTGGGATGTATAACTCCAACAATGAATCGAATAAGATCACATCTCAATGATTGAGATTCAGGTGTTGCCAAGTATTGCCTCTGAAACCAATCCTGATAACGCTTGTGATTTCCAAAACGGACGTTACTCGTCAGAAACACAAGCTTTCTCTCCATTTCCGGTGTCAAACGAGATTGCAAAAATCTTCTGGAGGTTCTAGTTTGTAATAACTGAAGAACTCCACTAAAATTTGGACAAAGATTTTTTGGATTGAGTAATATATCCTTCCACAGTGCTTCAAATTCTGGTATTCTCGCGACGTTCTGCAGTAAACGAATGAAGtctctgaaaaatataattgatcgCATTAACTTGTCTAATGTTCGTAGTTTGCAGCTTTCTAATCACCCATTGGTGTGCGTACCTTCCGATGGCCAGGCAGTCCGCCATTCGCTCCCTTATCAGAGATACCGTGAAGGTCACTTCCTTTTGCCGCAAACCAGCCAAATGAGGTGCATTGTGGTCTTCTATTAACCGTAAATATGTGTACACAATTGATGCTACTAAAAGAGGAAATTTGTCCAACCACGTTCGATTCTCTTGAAAAATATCTAAGAGAGTGTCAACTAGACACAAGTTCCTCGGGGAAATATCCCCACCTGCCGCATGCCTCAATAAACTCAAACAAAGATTATCCACATTAGTTACACTAGTCCTTATCATTTCCCTTAGCAACCACAGTAACTGGTTCCTGGTGACATCATTGAATCTCAAATATTTGTCCAGTACTAATTGATTGAGATGGGCCATCACAATGCCTAGGCCATCTCGCGTGATCAATGTCAAGTCTCTATAACTCTTGGCAGCATTCTGCGGATCTGTCAAGATCATCATTAGTAAACCCAGGGAAACATCTTCATACGTCTTCTCCTTGCACATGACATTATTCAATGTATCGTGGATCTCCTTCTCAGAAAGTCCCGCAATCAGATTTTGGAACGTTGAGTAGCATCTCTCGAATTTCTGAAAACACATATCGTCTCGTTTGATCCTAAGTGAAACAAAAATCtctataaaaatagaagatgaTGTCAATTCACTATTCAGTGCTTTCTTTCAGGAACAAGTTGCCTTTGAGCGCACAAAGAGAAACAATTTCCACGCgaaataattgagaaaaattacaTGTCGCCATCGAATCGCCTCGGAATGGGAGGGAGAGCAAAGGATGCGTGAAAAAAGGCGAAAGTGCGATATTTTGGGTAAAACAGTCAGATGCATCGAAAAGGTGCAGGCAATTGCAGCTGTGGCAGACTGCCCGAGAAGGAAAAGATTTGTAGGTTCGAGTGAGCAGGAGAGCATCGTAAGGGACGGGAAAGCGAAAGGATGAAGAAGCTCGTGTCGCCCTTCTTCAGGAAAGTGTTCGAATTCCGCGCGAAAAGGCGCGTTTTCGCATGTGGCGCCGCGCGTTCGCCAACGTGCGCGACCGTCGCAACAATGGCGGAGCCCTCGCACCCGATACGTATTCGGTgactatttcaaatatttatgttaccTCTTCCAGCTCGTCCTTGTTCTCGATGCAGGTCACGTTGAACAGCCGGGACGTCGGAGTCTTGGGCTGCTCCATCGCTCGCTGGCTGCGCCGCGGCCGGCCCGTGAACGTTAATCGAGGCCCCCGTCGAGCCCTCAGCCCTCAGCCCTGTGCCCCTGGCCGCTTGTGCTCGCCTCCGTACATCGTGATCGTCTCGCTGGCCTACTCGTTCGCTCTATCTCGCTTCTCacgtctgtctctctctctctctttctctctcttgctcgctcgctcacacgcatgcacgcacacggCTCGTATCGTCCgctcactctctctctcacacacactctttctccctctttctcgctTTCTCCCACTACgtctcccttctctctctctttcccgctCCAGGTTCCCTCCACCGCCCACTCCTCGCCTCTCGATGACCGTGTGCCGTGCTGCGCGCGGACCAGCCACCGTGTTTACTCCTCGTCTCGGTAGACCTCCCTGACTCCGTCTACAGCTCCGATGCGATTGCGCATTGATAGATGCGCCCAGTCGCCGAGAGGGCCCCGCTTCGTGTCGCGATGCCCCCGGCGGTCGTCGTTCGCCAATCAGCGACTACCAGCCCGTACACACGACGCCACCCGGGTGGGGTACGATGGAAAAGTAGTGCGAACCGTGGCCAGAGCCGGCTGCACGCGGGGTACCTTGGGGTGACAGGATTAAGCGCATCGTCCTGCGCTTCACAGCTCTGTCGTCCGCGCTAAAAAAGTCACCGACAGTCTCGAATCTATAGATCAGTTCCGATCGACAGATAACGATGAGGaatctctctgtctctctctctctcgcacgcgcgcgcgcgcgttaacTGTTGAAGAAAACACGTCATTTCGCATTAGTAATGCCTTTGCAATTTAAGACAAAACGTTCTACGAAACTTGATGCGCGATGCGACAATTGGATGTACGATAGAGAACGGAAGAGATTGATATTTCCCTCAACACTCGCACCTGCGAGCGCGCGGTCCTCGGCACGATCCGCACTTTTTCGCCCTAGGAATTTTTTTAACCGGTTAATCACCCGGCGGACAGCGGAGCGAATAACGGAAGGTGTCTTCATGGTGGATTACGTTTTGCCTCTTTGCGCCGTGGCGCGAGGCTTTGTGCAATTACTGTAAAGCGCAACGACGAGTCGTGAACTTCGTCCTTCGCTCGCCACGCGTTATTAATAAGTTACGTTGGGGCGTTGTAATGAGGCGCGCGGGAACTTTCGCGGTCCCGACGGCGAATGAGGAGAGATGAGAGAACTGTTACGATATACACTTGAGGATCAACTTTGTTGGACTCGGAGATAGTCGGTTGCGAAAACCATGCTCTTGACCGTAGCGCGAGGAAGCAGGAGTCGGCTCTCCTAATCCAtataggaaaattgcgtctaaaAAAAAGGTGAGACTCCCATAGTCGAGTTACATTTTCCTATAACAGCTGAGAATGATACTCTCGTAACAAAAATGATGAAAGAAATCACGTTATGAAGAAACTCACTCGTCATCTCGATAGCTTCGTAACTCCTTCAGGTTTGCAACGGTggaaatatctatttttttttttatataatattttgtactaGAAAAAGttgcttatttaaaataaaagaagatgCCACAGGGGAcagtaaaataactttattgaaAAACTCAATGTATGAAAGCAATACGCACGttacacttctttttttttaataatatatttatttggctgaaaataaaagaaaatatgggAGAAAGGagaattctgaaaaaatatatttttgttaaattcgGAGGTGGCAAAACATCCCGTTTTATCGGTCATAGagccgtgcgtgcgtgcatcgAGGGGACgctgcgcgtgcgcgcgcgcatgcgCAGTCACGACGGATGAGCCgtgagcagcagcagcagcagcaacagcagcagccgCCGCCGGCACCGCTGTCGCCGACGCCGACGCTAATCGCATTGGGCGTCCTGGCAGCCACGTTTCTCTCGTTTCATCGTTCGAGCGTCGTCGCGGAACGCCCTTCGTCCGGTGAGGAACTTGGTTTCCACGGGTCCGCGCGAGACGAAATCGCGGGCTCGCTCTCTTCGCGACTACTCCGTATCCGCCGACACCCTAACCCCTCGGAGCCTTCTTCGTCGTCTCGAACTCGTGCTCGCCGCGAACGTTCGTCCGCGAGGCGTCTCGAGGTGGTCGAGTCGAGAGAGATGACGTTCGTCGCCATCTTTTTGCCGCCATCTTTTTGCGCGAGGCGAGAACGCGATTTTCCGGCCACGTCGTTCGATCGCAGCAACGTTCAGCATTGTCGTCGTGGCGCTCGTCTCTACGCGATGCGCGAGAGAGAGCACTCGTGCACAGTGACGTTAACGATTTCGAAGCAGCGGCTCCGGGATTATTCGAGCCTCGTCTGACCCTCCTTTTCTCGTCGACTTCCTCTCGGTGTACGAGAGACGAGATCCGGGTTGGCGAGATTTCCGTCGAAACGCTATCTTTTTGCCAAAGAGGAATATTCTCTACCTCGTTCTACTTCGCGAGAACGGATGATGATCCAATGATGCAGCGAAAAATGGCACTCGTCGCGAATTCGCACCAACCTGGGACACCTGCGAGCCCCCCCCCTCAGTGCCGTATCCCTCGCGGCGATGCGATCGTACCCCTTGCTCGTAAATCGTGACGGGATGTTTGCGAATATTAAACTGTCTATTTCTGTAGATTACATTATCATTGGCGATTCTCGCGCATCATCGCAGGCAATAAAGAATCTTCGGTGCGCGCGTCAAGtgacgcggcagcacgcgctcgcgcgcgcacgcacgtacgtacatacatatgtacgtaCGTCCATACGTCCAAGTGACCGAGTCGAGCTCTCAAACAGAGCTGAGAGCTCAGTCCGTGGTCACACGTTTACCACGCGAGCTACGAACGTGAGATATAACTGGACCGGCCTGCGAGCCTACGCAGAGAAAAACCATGCGGGGGGGAATACTTGGGACACACGCCATTTTGTTCGTACGCGAAACGCGCAAGATTTAATATATCGAGGCGAACGCTGCCCTGCGAGTACGTGAAACTATCGAGGAAAGTGGACCCTAAACGGTGGGGAGTTCTTTGTTGCTTTGCGAAATCGCGAAAGAGGGAAGAACGTCGGGAAGGAGAACGCGGCGCCTTATCTCTCGCGAAAAACGAAGCTCGCGACCAATCGTCGACTTATCTCGCTTTACGAATACAACTCTCGTATTCTTCATGAATGTAACTCCCCCGCGCATTGTAGTTGCGCCTGTAATCGTGCAATTTGCACGGCGATCGTTCGTAAAGATTGAGAATGCGAGCGGCAATAATAAACCCATCTCAATCCTTTATAGGATCTCAAAGGGAATTTATCATACTGATATTTGTTTTAAActtattgcaataataaatctTACAGCAATGTTCGAAGTGATGATTCATGCTTCGCTAATTTTCGAAAGTTCAAGTTCCTCGGAGTAGGACTTTTTGAGGTCACGAGTCATAGAATTTTAGTACTCGTGTAATTTCATCGTTTAACAGCTGATTGGATTCTTATTATAGGCCTTATAGGCATGCTTATCTTATCGCGTGATCCTAGTACGATATTATCATATTATCGCGATTTAATGAGCACATTCCTGTAAACATTCTCTTTTGACCGTTACTTCGAATTTACTCGAGTATGAACGTACAAAAAATAGTCGggttgcctctctctctctctctctctctatcgccAAGTTATTTAGTTGCAAAACAGCTCTTTCTGGAATGATAGCCAACGCCAGGGGAACTTGATACGGCATAccgaagaagaagaggaagctaATCTATTTAAGCAAAACGGGAAAGACGTAATCAGATGGAATCTGATTAACTATGCCATACGTGATTTCTGAAGCACTGTATATTTTTTAGGAGCTAGTGGCCGTGAGAACGAAACACAAGTTCAAACATAACTCGacaacatgtttttttttttttttcgtacaacAAAACAGCTGAAAAATGTTGCCAATGGATGTGAAAATACGACCAACTTGCGTGATTCAAATCGTTCTTCATATTCTTaatattgtacttttttttacgtttaatacaatattaatatcatgCGCATTGTTTCCCCTTGTTTGCCACGCTCTACACGAGTTGCGGTCCAGTTGTTTCTTGTGTCTATGCTATGAACCGCGATAATATGCACGCGTGAGAGAGTAATTACATGCCAggatcgtataaaaaaaatacaaatgagagaaggggaggggggagggcaCTAGACAtgcttaaaaatgtaaaaataaaaatgtgaaggAACAGAAAACGTTTTCTAAAACTATTCAAAAGCAGACAGTGCATTTCATTTAGTGGACGCAAGAATAGAATTTATCAGTATTATtttgtcaattaaattaaattaaaatacagtGTGCCAATTCTCTCGTTTCTATTCGATAACGATTATTCTAAAACTACTTATACACTACTGTAGAAagatgttattgatttttattgagGTTGAacagatatttttctttaagcAACTTATTCCATTTTACATTATTCAATACTCTCCCAGATAACACGAATGGAGAGAGACGTTGTAAAAAGACATCTTTTAGACATATGTGTTGTCTGAGTTTACATTGATTATTGATTTCTTTAGCTGATAGCAGCTTAATTAGCTCTGATCAGTTAATTCCCACATTATCATTGCTTCCCTTCCTGTTTGCACTTTAAGACACCACTTCGCAAATGATCCAAACGTCCGACCTGAAACCGCTCGGTGAATCTCCTTTTACTTCTCGCCCCGTTGCACCGCGCATATTTTTGCCATATGTTACTTTCCCGTATTGCGCAATTCAGTTGCATGCGAGTGAAACACAAAACGACAAGTTTCAAAGGATGTTTTAAGAATCAGGCTGTAATATTTATCGATactgtttttaattttacttttattaggtATGCGATATCGTAAATCGCGGTTCATAGTTCACAAGCTGCGTGTGTAATGAGACGTTGGTGCATTTAAATCGTGAACAAATATCGTCGATAACTTATGAACTATAAGTAGATATAAGTATACCTATAGTTCAAGTGTACTTATAAATGCTTACAGAGATATACTTTACAGAGATATACTTATgaacagatatatatataagactATAAGTAGAATCTTTAGTCTCTTTTCAGGCTCAACTGGAAAACTTGTCCACTAAGTTACTGCAATgcagaaaatttaaatagatatatttaagTATTCCATTTTAAATAATCCCAATCGGGGATTTAATCCTCAATTTTAAAAGATACTCTACAATCACGcttgatttattataaagtgCAGAAAGTAGAAAAACatacgacacacacacacacacacacacacacacacacacacacgcgcgcgcgcgcgtgcatgcaGGCGTATTATCTTAATGTTAAGCTGTCACCGTTATACTTCGTTGTATAAGAATCAATGACGAAAGACAATGTTTCTTATCAAGTTTCTAAGTTATAAGGAATGCGAATGTGATGCAAATATGAAATTCTTATTAGCATTTCGAACAAATGCTACTTCTTAGAGAATACATTCATATTTCGTCACATGATAATTAAGTATACTAACaatgtatcaattattaatttatgtttcatcGCAGTTATCTTTTGCAGTTTGTAGATACAAACTATTAAACTTATTCATCACATACTGTGAAGAaacgtataaatttaataaagagtTAATTcattttcaatgtaaatatCGTTTTACacattcttttgtaaaattaaaaataatatataaataatataatatgtataatatgataaaatatatcacttttatcacaatgAAGAACACCTTCAACGACAGTTGTCATAGTCAAATATTAGTTTTATCCATTTGTTACTTTATATATCAATAACATTGAAACGTTatgttatttcttaatttaaattattgaaagtggattcaaataaattatcaaaaacacTTGTGATTTTTCTTTACGGACTCGTTGCTACGTTTGTACTTTACCGCACTTTTTTCTTTGTATCTGTGCTTTCTTTCACATAGATATCATCCAATTCGTTGGCCTCTTCTAACAAGCAGTGAGAAAAGTCTCCTATCATTGACTTTCTTTGGTGTTTTAGGAAGTAACGAAGTCCCTTTGCGATGCCAAAACCAATCATAGCTACAGACATCGTTAGCAACGCCATCAACAGAGGATGCTGCAGCAGAATACAGAATTATTATATCGTGCATATTATAGCAATAATCTAATTACGTAtcattttgaaattgataattaaaaaatattaagtacgACTCAATACCGTTAGAGTAGGCTTGTTTGTAAAAACATAGTCGGCGATTACAACTGTAACTCCCAATATAATACCAACGCCAGCTCCAAGCCAAGGAATTTGTTGATCAGCtgtgaaacattattttattacgttccAATTTTCATAGTTCCAAAATAACTCTGTACCAAGTACCTCTTCTGTCTTTAATCAATGACCTAGACGCTTTGTTCATCGCTTCTAAAATCTTAGGCTCGTTTGGTTGCAAGGACAGAGCTTTGTTATAAGATTCAAGCGCTTCATTATAGGAGGACAATTTCAG comes from the Solenopsis invicta isolate M01_SB chromosome 14, UNIL_Sinv_3.0, whole genome shotgun sequence genome and includes:
- the LOC105194482 gene encoding hsp70-Hsp90 organizing protein 3; this translates as MNAQEAEVENLKQQGNACVREKKYQKAMLHYSHAIKLDPKNYSLYSNRSFTLLMMERYRDALNDALMTIRLKPDWSKGYFRKGEVELKLSSYNEALESYNKALSLQPNEPKILEAMNKASRSLIKDRRADQQIPWLGAGVGIILGVTVVIADYVFTNKPTLTHPLLMALLTMSVAMIGFGIAKGLRYFLKHQRKSMIGDFSHCLLEEANELDDIYVKESTDTKKKVR